A DNA window from Nitrospirota bacterium contains the following coding sequences:
- a CDS encoding BrnT family toxin, which yields MALCEPTAHVGSPENTLELPVMVRQAHHDTKAVILSLSKYVYVFISLCEDRRIMIGDIEGKIWTAIFTMRGDIIRINSVRRAREKEVSLYEKESSG from the coding sequence ATGGCCCTTTGTGAGCCCACGGCTCATGTGGGTTCACCCGAAAATACCCTCGAACTGCCTGTCATGGTTCGACAAGCTCACCATGACACCAAGGCTGTCATCCTGAGCTTGTCGAAGTATGTCTATGTTTTCATTTCCCTTTGTGAGGATAGAAGAATTATGATAGGCGATATTGAAGGAAAGATATGGACAGCAATATTTACTATGCGAGGTGATATTATTCGTATCAATTCAGTCAGGCGTGCAAGGGAAAAGGAGGTAAGTTTATATGAAAAAGAAAGCTCTGGCTAA
- a CDS encoding YaiI/YqxD family protein yields the protein MKIWIDADACPKIIKEIIFRASIRLEIPVCLVANQNLSKSNSHLVTNVQVAGGFDAADDYIEQNASPKDLVITADIPLASKIVAKGGIALDPRGETYTDDNVGDRLSMRNLMQELRSGGIIRGGPAQLGLRERQRFASALDSLLTRMVKGRQ from the coding sequence ATGAAAATATGGATTGATGCAGATGCGTGCCCAAAGATTATAAAGGAGATAATATTTCGTGCTTCTATACGTCTTGAAATACCTGTCTGTCTGGTGGCAAACCAGAACCTTTCAAAATCCAATTCACACCTCGTAACAAATGTTCAGGTTGCCGGTGGTTTTGATGCTGCGGACGACTATATAGAACAGAATGCATCGCCGAAGGACCTCGTGATTACCGCTGATATCCCTCTGGCTTCAAAGATTGTTGCCAAAGGAGGGATAGCCCTTGACCCGCGGGGTGAGACATACACAGATGATAATGTAGGAGACCGCCTCTCCATGCGCAACCTTATGCAGGAACTCCGATCGGGGGGGATAATCAGGGGTGGACCGGCACAGTTAGGCCTGCGCGAGCGTCAGCGTTTTGCCTCTGCCCTGGACAGCCTTCTTACCCGTATGGTGAAGGGTAGGCAGTAA
- a CDS encoding CopG family transcriptional regulator — translation MKKKALAKDSTEFDRRFDSGEDIHNLIDISHATVIRHGKKVRITLDIAESLVNEIDHIREEIGIDRAALIKVWLHERVKQEKAAHGRMV, via the coding sequence ATGAAAAAGAAAGCTCTGGCTAAGGACAGTACTGAATTCGATCGCCGCTTTGATTCAGGGGAGGATATTCATAACCTTATTGACATATCCCACGCAACTGTTATCCGGCATGGGAAAAAGGTTCGTATTACATTGGACATAGCAGAATCTCTTGTAAATGAAATTGATCATATACGGGAAGAGATCGGCATTGATCGCGCGGCCCTGATAAAGGTCTGGCTTCATGAACGCGTGAAACAGGAAAAGGCGGCTCATGGTAGAATGGTCTGA
- the thiL gene encoding thiamine-phosphate kinase: MHIEKLGEFGFIRRIEKRFQTKVNAVNDSIILGIGDDAAAINPARGKCLLFSTDTLREDIHFKREYASFYDIGWKSVAVSISDIAAMAGIPRYLLLSLAIPEKTSVKNLDDLLNGVKAITERYNVSLIGGNIARVYGGITVDTTVIGEVTKKRIIKRAGASPGDLIYVTGRIGCSAMGLALLQSSLLPLKKNPPLCSRGGMGGVFPDEAPLINTHLHPIPRVTEALIIGANRLATSMIDISDGLVSDLSHICEQSNVGACIYSNLIPLPELPHTVTEKIKKRLAKSPLFYALYGGEDYELLFTVKQNNKQRLEKIFKREGIEITYIGEVVQKEAGISIIDEKGRKKKISMTRNSMNYGYDHFKTQRGKKC; the protein is encoded by the coding sequence ATGCACATAGAAAAGCTTGGTGAATTTGGTTTTATCCGCAGGATAGAGAAGAGATTTCAGACTAAAGTCAATGCAGTAAATGATTCAATCATTCTGGGTATCGGGGATGACGCAGCAGCAATTAATCCTGCACGTGGGAAGTGTCTCCTGTTTTCAACTGATACCCTTAGAGAAGACATTCACTTCAAAAGAGAATATGCCTCATTTTATGACATAGGTTGGAAATCAGTTGCAGTATCAATCAGCGATATTGCAGCTATGGCCGGTATCCCCCGCTACCTTTTGTTATCCCTTGCCATTCCCGAAAAAACATCCGTAAAAAACTTAGACGACCTATTAAACGGGGTTAAGGCGATAACTGAAAGATACAATGTCTCTCTGATAGGCGGCAATATTGCACGTGTATACGGCGGGATAACAGTAGATACAACGGTCATAGGCGAGGTTACAAAAAAAAGGATTATCAAAAGGGCAGGGGCATCACCGGGTGACCTTATATATGTTACAGGCAGAATTGGATGTTCCGCAATGGGCCTTGCCTTGTTACAATCATCCTTGCTTCCCTTGAAGAAAAATCCCCCCCTTTGTTCAAGGGGGGGCATGGGGGGGGTATTTCCGGACGAAGCACCACTCATAAACACCCACCTCCACCCCATCCCAAGGGTAACAGAAGCCCTGATAATCGGGGCAAACAGATTAGCAACTTCAATGATAGACATAAGTGACGGATTAGTGAGCGACCTTAGTCATATATGTGAGCAGAGCAATGTCGGGGCCTGTATCTACAGTAATCTTATACCATTGCCGGAATTGCCTCATACTGTAACTGAAAAAATAAAAAAAAGGCTTGCAAAATCACCCCTTTTTTATGCATTATATGGCGGTGAGGATTATGAACTTTTATTTACTGTTAAACAAAATAATAAACAGAGGTTAGAAAAGATTTTCAAACGGGAAGGCATTGAAATTACTTATATCGGTGAAGTCGTTCAGAAAGAGGCCGGTATCAGCATTATTGATGAAAAGGGCCGGAAGAAAAAGATTAGCATGACCAGGAATTCAATGAATTATGGATATGACCACTTCAAAACGCAAAGGGGAAAAAAATGTTAA
- a CDS encoding thioredoxin domain-containing protein produces MLKKTFILIFLLLFSTTVYAATESKTQLQSPAEPQGEKYVVLKDKKNTHDRGKVKITIFFDFFCPHCHQFDSVVMPLLEREYGKKLQVTYTGYPIIYQDSVIPIEAYELAKDEGKGEEMKNAIFDAIYYKRKDGANVDVLTSLAQSIGLNAEKFKKRLEAGEKKKIVESGKELAKSYGAKSTPTIIIDGNTIIKDNTLATLSSLVGKILEGDKK; encoded by the coding sequence ATGTTAAAAAAGACTTTCATCTTAATTTTTTTATTATTATTCAGCACAACGGTTTACGCGGCAACTGAATCAAAGACTCAGCTTCAGAGTCCGGCTGAACCGCAGGGTGAAAAATATGTTGTACTCAAAGACAAGAAAAACACACATGATCGCGGCAAAGTTAAGATAACAATATTCTTTGATTTCTTCTGTCCCCACTGTCATCAGTTTGATTCTGTTGTAATGCCTCTCCTTGAAAGAGAATACGGGAAGAAACTACAGGTTACTTATACAGGCTATCCTATTATCTATCAGGACTCTGTTATACCTATTGAGGCTTACGAGCTGGCAAAAGATGAGGGTAAAGGCGAGGAGATGAAGAATGCCATATTTGATGCCATATATTATAAGAGAAAAGACGGGGCCAACGTTGATGTACTTACATCTCTTGCACAATCCATTGGTCTTAATGCAGAAAAATTCAAGAAAAGACTTGAGGCAGGTGAGAAAAAGAAGATTGTTGAGAGCGGAAAAGAACTTGCGAAAAGCTATGGGGCAAAGAGCACACCCACAATCATTATAGACGGCAACACTATTATCAAGGACAATACCCTTGCAACCTTGAGTTCTCTGGTCGGTAAAATATTAGAAGGGGATAAGAAGTGA
- a CDS encoding LD-carboxypeptidase, which produces MSANIINKIKPQRLHKGDVIGIVSPARWMDEEELYKTSAIFEQTGFRVKISPQNLLRMNQFAGSDKERCMAIEEMFEDRDVKAIVCARGGYGALRIIDTINYNLIASNPKIFIGYSDITALLISIYKETGLVTFHGPMLYSFINEVDPFTVTYLQHAICNPEPYIVEFPNETLKTEVLTKEIGDSPPLFKGGLGGVLRPGIAEGELIGGNLSILVNLIGTKHDFDTAGKILIIEDVDEYLYNIDRMLIHLKRSGKLDKPAGLIIGEMKDIKDNNIPFGKDVDGIVLDIVGDTSFPIISNFPCGHGKSLMTMPISISARFVCDEQGVKLSFLESLTED; this is translated from the coding sequence TAAAGGAGACGTTATAGGCATTGTTTCTCCCGCAAGGTGGATGGACGAGGAGGAACTTTATAAGACATCTGCTATATTTGAGCAGACGGGCTTTCGTGTAAAGATAAGCCCGCAAAATTTATTAAGGATGAACCAATTTGCAGGAAGTGATAAAGAGAGGTGCATGGCTATAGAAGAGATGTTTGAGGATAGAGATGTTAAGGCAATAGTATGTGCAAGAGGTGGATATGGTGCTTTAAGAATCATAGATACCATCAATTATAATCTTATAGCAAGTAACCCAAAGATATTTATCGGATACAGCGATATTACAGCATTGTTAATCAGCATTTATAAAGAAACAGGATTAGTAACTTTTCATGGACCTATGCTGTATAGTTTTATAAATGAAGTTGACCCATTTACAGTAACATACCTACAACATGCAATCTGCAATCCTGAGCCATACATTGTGGAGTTTCCCAATGAAACCTTGAAGACCGAGGTACTCACAAAGGAGATCGGAGATTCCCCCCCTTTGTTTAAGGGGGGGCTTGGGGGGGTGCTTAGACCCGGCATTGCAGAAGGAGAATTAATCGGGGGTAATCTCAGTATACTTGTAAACCTGATAGGCACTAAGCATGATTTTGACACCGCCGGAAAGATCTTGATCATAGAAGATGTTGATGAATACCTGTACAACATAGACAGGATGCTGATTCACCTGAAAAGGAGCGGCAAGTTGGACAAACCGGCAGGTCTTATTATTGGAGAGATGAAGGATATTAAAGATAATAACATCCCTTTTGGTAAAGATGTTGATGGAATAGTCTTAGACATAGTTGGGGATACTTCATTTCCCATTATCTCAAACTTCCCATGTGGTCATGGGAAGAGTCTGATGACTATGCCGATTTCAATAAGTGCAAGGTTTGTGTGTGATGAGCAGGGTGTTAAGTTGTCATTTCTGGAATCACTTACAGAAGATTAG
- a CDS encoding AAA family ATPase codes for MKKELLRQVIRDSHLSPLPALNKREMEPPVGTGKIISLIGVRRSGKTSFLFNLIERLQQGVKKTSIIYINFEDERLDLTTAELDLIIKAYLELYPDAVMNNCYFLFDEIQNIEKWDKLIRRLYDSVSRNIFITGSNTKRLSKEIATSLRGRTVSYEVFPLSFREYLLFKGITADLNSSKSIAQINNNLLLYLENCGFPETVLYDDAFRQKVLQEYFNVLIYRDLLERYEIRNIAALKFFLKRTPASSAKQLSVKTKNKRYG; via the coding sequence ATGAAGAAAGAATTACTAAGACAGGTTATAAGGGATTCCCATTTATCGCCTTTACCTGCACTAAATAAACGGGAAATGGAACCTCCGGTCGGTACTGGAAAAATAATTTCACTTATTGGAGTAAGGCGAAGCGGTAAGACATCTTTCCTGTTCAATTTAATTGAAAGACTCCAGCAAGGTGTAAAAAAAACTTCTATTATTTATATTAACTTTGAAGATGAACGGCTTGACCTTACTACTGCTGAACTTGACCTTATTATAAAGGCCTACCTTGAACTTTATCCTGATGCTGTTATGAATAACTGTTATTTCCTTTTCGATGAGATACAAAACATCGAAAAATGGGATAAGCTTATCAGGCGGTTGTATGATAGTGTCTCAAGGAATATCTTTATAACCGGTTCCAATACAAAGCGTCTGAGCAAAGAGATTGCCACAAGCCTGAGGGGCAGAACTGTCAGCTATGAGGTCTTTCCCCTGTCCTTCAGGGAATACCTGTTATTTAAAGGTATAACAGCCGACCTGAACAGTTCAAAATCCATAGCACAGATTAACAATAATCTCCTGCTTTATCTTGAGAACTGTGGTTTCCCGGAGACAGTTCTTTATGATGATGCTTTCCGGCAGAAAGTACTGCAGGAGTATTTCAATGTACTTATATACCGCGACCTCCTTGAACGTTATGAAATCCGCAATATTGCGGCACTCAAATTCTTCCTGAAACGAACCCCTGCATCTTCTGCAAAACAGCTTTCAGTTAAAACGAAAAATAAAAGATATGGTTAG
- the lon gene encoding endopeptidase La → MAEPLEQDIGQVEIPNKLPLLPVRDIVIFPYMLLPLFVGREMSIKAIEAALASNRLIYLVAQKVLEVENPSPQDIYRVGTVGLITRMLKLPDGRIKILVQGLSKAKTIKYVQKEPYYTVEIEKIQEPKIPDISLEIEALMRNVKEQLEKMVTLGKVLLPDIMVIIENIEDPGRLSDIITSNLGLKVDMAQEVLEIAHPVQRLKKVGEILTKELDVLMMQQKIQAEAKGEIDKTQREYFLREQLKAIQKELGDLDERMEEVNEFKKRVEEAKMPEKVQKEVDKQLKRLEKMHPDSAEASTVRTYLEWMVEIPWSKATTDNLDIKAASKVLNQDHYDLEKVKERILEYLSVRKLKEKMKGPILCFVGPPGVGKTSLGKSIAKALGREFVRVSLGGIRDEAEIRGHRRTYVGALPGRIIQGIKQAGTNNPVFMMDEIDKVGMDFRGDPSAALLEVLDPEQNNAFSDHYLGVPFDLSNVMFITTANLTDPILAPLKDRMELIHLSGYTEEEKTGIARNYLIPRQLDEHGIKDENINLSNDTLKNIITGYTREAGVRNLEREIANVMRKAAKQIAEGEEGKAKNFRITPANLHKYLGPPHFLPESEQESDQLGVSTGLAWTETGGDIIYIEATIMKGKGNIMLTGQLGDVMKESAHAALSYIRANAKSMGIDVEMFNRNDIHIHVPAGAIPKDGPSAGITMATALASIFTNVPVNHKVAMTGEITLQGRVLPIGGLKEKILAAKRAGITEVILPKRNEKDLVDIPKNIRKIMTFHLVDKMNEVLPLALKKVKAKTSKPAKKEPAKKVKQELKKPAMKKKK, encoded by the coding sequence TTGGCCGAGCCATTAGAGCAGGACATAGGACAGGTTGAAATTCCGAATAAATTACCCCTTCTGCCTGTAAGGGATATTGTCATCTTCCCATATATGCTGTTGCCCCTTTTTGTGGGCCGGGAGATGTCAATCAAGGCAATTGAGGCGGCACTTGCCTCAAACCGCCTTATATACCTTGTAGCTCAAAAGGTACTGGAGGTTGAAAATCCATCGCCGCAGGATATTTACAGGGTCGGGACTGTAGGTTTGATTACCCGCATGTTGAAACTGCCTGACGGAAGGATCAAGATATTAGTGCAGGGACTTTCAAAGGCAAAGACTATAAAATATGTGCAAAAGGAGCCTTATTACACTGTTGAAATAGAAAAGATACAGGAGCCTAAGATTCCTGACATCTCTCTTGAGATAGAGGCCCTCATGAGGAATGTGAAAGAACAGCTTGAGAAGATGGTCACACTCGGCAAGGTCTTATTGCCGGACATCATGGTAATCATAGAGAACATTGAAGACCCGGGCCGCCTCTCTGATATTATTACCTCCAACCTCGGTCTCAAGGTAGATATGGCACAGGAGGTGCTCGAGATTGCACATCCGGTTCAGCGGCTTAAAAAAGTCGGAGAGATACTCACAAAGGAACTGGATGTCCTGATGATGCAGCAGAAGATTCAGGCAGAGGCAAAGGGTGAGATTGACAAGACTCAGAGGGAATATTTTTTAAGAGAACAGTTAAAGGCAATTCAGAAAGAACTTGGTGACCTAGACGAGAGGATGGAAGAGGTCAATGAGTTTAAGAAGCGTGTTGAAGAGGCCAAGATGCCTGAAAAGGTGCAGAAGGAGGTAGACAAGCAGTTAAAACGGCTTGAGAAGATGCACCCTGACAGTGCTGAGGCATCTACAGTCAGGACATATCTTGAGTGGATGGTTGAAATCCCCTGGAGCAAGGCTACAACAGATAATCTCGATATCAAGGCTGCATCCAAGGTATTAAACCAGGACCACTATGACCTTGAGAAAGTTAAAGAACGTATACTCGAATATCTCAGTGTAAGGAAACTCAAAGAGAAGATGAAGGGGCCTATACTCTGCTTTGTTGGACCTCCTGGGGTGGGCAAGACCTCTCTCGGTAAGTCAATAGCAAAGGCACTTGGAAGGGAATTTGTAAGGGTATCGCTTGGAGGTATCCGTGATGAGGCTGAGATACGCGGTCACAGAAGAACTTATGTGGGTGCGTTACCCGGCAGGATTATTCAGGGTATCAAGCAGGCAGGGACGAACAACCCTGTGTTTATGATGGATGAGATAGATAAGGTTGGAATGGATTTCCGCGGCGACCCGTCTGCGGCACTGCTTGAAGTGCTTGACCCGGAACAGAACAATGCATTCAGTGACCATTATCTGGGAGTACCGTTTGACCTCTCAAATGTTATGTTTATTACAACTGCAAACCTTACTGACCCGATATTAGCGCCTTTGAAGGACAGGATGGAACTTATTCATCTGTCCGGGTATACAGAAGAGGAAAAGACCGGCATAGCACGAAATTATTTAATCCCCCGCCAGCTTGATGAACACGGGATAAAAGATGAAAATATAAATCTATCAAATGACACACTGAAAAATATTATCACAGGGTACACAAGAGAAGCGGGCGTCAGAAACCTTGAGCGTGAGATTGCCAATGTAATGCGTAAGGCGGCAAAACAGATTGCAGAAGGGGAAGAAGGTAAGGCAAAGAACTTCAGGATTACACCGGCCAATCTGCATAAATATCTTGGCCCTCCACACTTCCTTCCGGAGAGTGAACAAGAGAGTGACCAATTGGGGGTCTCTACCGGGCTTGCATGGACCGAGACCGGAGGGGACATTATCTACATTGAGGCCACCATAATGAAGGGTAAGGGGAATATCATGCTTACCGGTCAACTTGGGGATGTTATGAAGGAATCCGCCCATGCGGCACTGAGTTATATAAGGGCGAATGCCAAATCAATGGGGATTGATGTTGAGATGTTTAACAGAAATGATATTCATATCCATGTCCCTGCAGGTGCTATTCCAAAGGATGGGCCGTCCGCGGGAATAACTATGGCAACTGCTTTGGCCTCTATTTTTACCAATGTACCGGTTAACCATAAGGTGGCAATGACCGGAGAGATAACCCTTCAGGGAAGGGTGCTCCCAATAGGCGGACTAAAGGAAAAGATACTTGCAGCAAAGAGGGCGGGTATAACAGAGGTTATCCTTCCTAAGAGAAATGAGAAAGACCTGGTGGATATTCCAAAGAACATACGTAAGATTATGACATTCCATCTGGTAGATAAGATGAATGAGGTTCTACCGCTTGCACTAAAAAAAGTTAAGGCTAAAACAAGTAAACCGGCTAAGAAAGAACCGGCTAAAAAGGTAAAGCAGGAATTAAAGAAACCTGCTATGAAGAAAAAGAAATAA
- a CDS encoding DUF1573 domain-containing protein produces MKKAVIVFLFLTAIAFISYAEDAPRISFPELSHDFGKVIQGKIVEYTFSFENKGTADLHIQEVTTSCGCTAALVSSNTLKPGETGQIKVSYDSQGRAGKVDRVITVVSNDPVEPSKELTISAMVDPSMHSSFNVNESLFSEKCSACHYIPAAGKQGKELYDAVCTFCHGKTAAGFDHLKTLPKEKMEQVIKNGIIGTEMPAWIKELKGPLDDEQIKSLISYIKGEPPL; encoded by the coding sequence GTGAAAAAGGCTGTAATTGTATTTTTATTCCTGACCGCTATTGCATTTATTTCTTATGCAGAAGATGCACCCCGCATAAGTTTTCCAGAGTTATCTCACGATTTCGGGAAGGTCATTCAGGGGAAGATCGTAGAATATACCTTTTCATTTGAAAACAAGGGAACTGCTGACCTGCATATACAAGAGGTAACAACCTCATGCGGATGTACTGCTGCACTTGTTAGTTCCAATACTCTAAAGCCCGGAGAAACAGGGCAGATAAAGGTTTCTTATGACTCACAGGGACGTGCCGGCAAGGTTGACAGGGTTATTACAGTGGTCTCAAATGACCCTGTTGAACCTTCAAAGGAATTAACTATATCTGCAATGGTTGATCCGTCAATGCACTCATCATTTAATGTCAATGAATCCCTTTTCTCTGAAAAATGCAGTGCCTGTCATTATATCCCTGCCGCCGGTAAACAGGGGAAAGAACTTTATGACGCAGTCTGTACCTTCTGTCATGGGAAAACAGCCGCAGGATTTGATCATCTCAAGACCCTCCCAAAAGAAAAAATGGAACAGGTAATAAAAAACGGTATCATAGGAACAGAAATGCCTGCATGGATAAAAGAACTAAAGGGGCCATTGGATGATGAACAGATAAAATCCCTGATTTCCTATATAAAGGGTGAGCCTCCCCTCTAA
- a CDS encoding AAA family ATPase — MDETLFDAWNSWKTGRFKLPPQIIERDIHPRAVRYLKDKEVLVLLGLRQTGKSTLAFQLIDHLLRNGISPNHIFYFSF; from the coding sequence ATGGATGAGACACTTTTTGATGCATGGAATTCGTGGAAGACCGGAAGATTTAAACTTCCTCCGCAAATAATAGAACGGGACATACATCCAAGGGCGGTCAGGTACCTCAAGGACAAAGAAGTCCTTGTCCTTCTCGGCCTGAGACAAACCGGTAAGAGCACACTGGCCTTCCAACTGATAGACCACCTTCTGAGAAATGGTATCTCGCCTAACCATATCTTTTATTTTTCGTTTTAA
- a CDS encoding carbonic anhydrase — translation MTRLVPVNTPEDIFPVYRGTAIEQLLQYHNLVAPLPPTTGHARMLISMCMDHRKDLVVPGEFAYVLRSAGGNLRDSKFEVSYAIGVGGVSTVALLAHTDCGMAHVTQKRSAFVSGLVKRGGWTQNAAEAHFDRYAERYQIGDPITFVCGEAHRLQQLYPPLLIVPMMYDVETDRLMQIIESPSPDGS, via the coding sequence ATGACACGTTTAGTTCCAGTGAATACGCCTGAAGATATTTTCCCGGTTTATCGGGGCACGGCCATTGAGCAATTACTACAATATCACAATCTCGTTGCGCCCCTCCCACCAACGACTGGTCATGCCAGGATGCTAATAAGCATGTGCATGGACCACAGGAAGGATCTGGTTGTGCCGGGTGAATTTGCTTATGTCCTGCGGTCTGCCGGCGGCAATCTACGTGACAGCAAATTCGAGGTCTCCTATGCCATCGGGGTTGGCGGTGTCTCCACTGTGGCACTGCTTGCCCATACGGACTGCGGAATGGCCCACGTTACACAAAAGCGCTCTGCCTTTGTAAGCGGATTAGTCAAACGCGGCGGCTGGACTCAAAATGCCGCGGAAGCCCACTTCGACCGATATGCAGAGCGTTATCAAATTGGCGATCCAATAACATTTGTATGTGGTGAAGCACATCGCCTGCAACAGCTCTATCCGCCTCTCCTCATCGTGCCTATGATGTACGACGTTGAAACGGACCGGCTCATGCAAATCATAGAGTCGCCGTCTCCCGACGGTTCTTAG
- the galU gene encoding UTP--glucose-1-phosphate uridylyltransferase GalU encodes MVRPITKALFPVAGLGTRFLPATKASPKEMLPLVDKPLIQYVVEEAISSGIEEVIIITGRGKRAIEDHFDISYELEDLLRQKGKKKLLEQVQQISNMVDICYVRQKEPYGLGHAVLCAKNLVKNESFAVLLGDDVIDGEVPVLKQMLDMYYKYKAPIIAVQEVDRSQVSNYGIIDAVHVADGVYKISNMVEKPRVEDAPSNLAIIGRYLLTPNIIGILEQTAPGSGKEIQLTDGLKGLLKTGPVYGYKFQGKRYDAGDKLGFLQATVEFGLKNKEFGEQFREYLKALKL; translated from the coding sequence ATGGTAAGACCTATTACGAAAGCGCTTTTTCCCGTAGCAGGTTTGGGCACGAGATTTCTTCCGGCAACGAAGGCATCTCCAAAGGAGATGCTGCCGCTTGTTGACAAACCGCTCATCCAGTATGTAGTTGAAGAGGCTATATCATCCGGCATCGAGGAAGTAATAATCATCACAGGCCGCGGTAAGCGGGCAATCGAAGATCATTTTGATATCTCTTATGAGCTTGAGGATTTACTCAGGCAAAAGGGGAAGAAGAAACTACTTGAACAGGTACAGCAGATCTCCAACATGGTGGATATTTGCTATGTACGGCAGAAGGAGCCTTATGGACTTGGTCATGCAGTGCTGTGTGCAAAAAATCTTGTTAAGAATGAATCTTTCGCTGTCCTGCTTGGAGATGATGTTATAGATGGTGAAGTGCCTGTATTGAAGCAGATGCTGGATATGTACTATAAATATAAGGCACCTATAATCGCAGTACAGGAAGTAGATAGAAGTCAGGTATCAAATTATGGTATAATTGACGCCGTTCATGTTGCAGATGGGGTTTATAAAATATCAAATATGGTGGAGAAACCCCGTGTGGAAGATGCCCCGTCAAATCTGGCAATAATCGGCAGATACTTACTAACACCGAACATCATTGGAATACTTGAGCAGACCGCCCCAGGAAGTGGTAAGGAGATTCAGTTAACGGACGGACTTAAAGGACTTTTAAAAACCGGGCCGGTTTATGGTTATAAATTTCAGGGCAAGAGATATGATGCCGGTGATAAACTCGGTTTCCTGCAGGCTACAGTAGAATTCGGGTTGAAGAATAAGGAATTTGGAGAGCAGTTCAGGGAGTATTTGAAGGCATTGAAGTTATAA